One genomic segment of Pseudoalteromonas sp. GCY includes these proteins:
- a CDS encoding DUF2982 domain-containing protein, with translation MSGIPMLEAKLRATADRNGVEFMLVGAIGLVVIMLFVNLRGTAITIVEIFLASAMLVAIFVGFLKSQQPYFSLYFTEQEVRYVHKYGAWLLSIVNFHSSGIPKVQQGVETLELNAVGIKLNDIDAFLLNLTPRLAGKLLIEQRHIFLQAVKMHCENGNCPSEWLIEETVFRSKAGKEYTGLMAMFANRMDNLKTVTGYDLLIPATALDRDIWQFSVMLNRWKLNPKEVVKALLEEQTTY, from the coding sequence ATGTCTGGTATACCCATGCTTGAAGCAAAACTACGTGCAACCGCTGACCGAAATGGCGTTGAATTTATGCTGGTTGGTGCAATTGGATTGGTTGTTATCATGCTTTTTGTCAACTTGCGTGGTACAGCTATTACTATTGTAGAAATATTTCTTGCCAGCGCCATGTTAGTGGCTATTTTTGTTGGCTTTCTTAAAAGTCAGCAACCATATTTTAGTTTATACTTTACAGAACAAGAGGTTAGGTATGTGCATAAATATGGAGCTTGGCTGCTATCCATTGTAAACTTCCACTCCAGCGGCATTCCCAAAGTTCAACAAGGTGTTGAAACACTTGAGTTAAATGCAGTTGGTATTAAACTTAATGATATTGATGCGTTTTTATTAAATTTAACACCTCGACTTGCGGGTAAATTATTGATCGAGCAGCGGCATATTTTTTTACAAGCTGTTAAAATGCATTGCGAAAATGGCAACTGCCCATCTGAATGGTTGATAGAAGAAACCGTTTTTCGCTCCAAGGCGGGAAAAGAATATACTGGTTTAATGGCAATGTTTGCAAACCGGATGGATAATTTAAAGACAGTGACGGGATATGATTTATTGATCCCCGCGACTGCCTTAGACAGGGATATTTGGCAATTTTCAGTCATGTTAAACCGCTGGAAACTTAACCCTAAAGAGGTGGTAAAAGCATTGTTAGAAGAACAAACCACCTACTGA
- a CDS encoding efflux RND transporter periplasmic adaptor subunit produces the protein MRHQSGKALFPFIIVVLVVISGYLYLPASEGKMSGNSAPVTSVQAHTVAKEERIIAVHSIGSARANQAINVSSAQSDYVAALYFDDGDVVKKGDKLVQLRDAEEKLDIEALKVTLKEEIRQLNRLKDLAKTQSAARSQLEAQSAKVDTLTAQLEATKTKLAEMTIYAPFDGLLGTRNISIGSFVNNNTVITTLDDISIIKVDFQVPEKYLAQLQLGMQVNAQSEAYPEQLFTGKVSHIDPRINEQTRSVRVTASFINLDHKLRPGMLLHMGLELARLQALVVPEKSIIPRQDKHFVFVIDDQGKAQQREVHLQTRFSGWVAIDEGLTEGQQVITEGTLKIRSGSKVEVKG, from the coding sequence ATGCGTCATCAATCAGGAAAAGCACTGTTTCCTTTTATCATTGTAGTGCTAGTCGTCATCAGCGGCTATTTATATTTACCAGCCTCGGAAGGTAAAATGAGTGGCAACTCGGCACCCGTAACCTCCGTTCAAGCTCATACTGTAGCCAAAGAGGAACGTATTATTGCTGTTCACTCTATTGGTTCCGCCAGAGCAAATCAAGCAATCAACGTGAGTAGCGCCCAAAGCGACTATGTGGCAGCCCTATATTTCGATGACGGAGACGTAGTAAAAAAAGGCGATAAGCTAGTCCAGTTGCGTGATGCCGAAGAGAAACTCGATATCGAAGCGCTGAAAGTGACGCTAAAAGAAGAAATTAGACAACTAAACCGCCTTAAAGACCTCGCAAAAACTCAATCTGCGGCTCGCTCTCAACTAGAAGCGCAATCAGCAAAGGTAGACACCTTAACTGCACAATTGGAAGCCACCAAAACAAAACTCGCCGAGATGACCATTTATGCTCCATTCGATGGATTATTGGGTACTCGAAATATCTCCATAGGTAGCTTCGTAAACAACAATACTGTGATCACCACACTCGATGACATTAGTATCATCAAAGTGGATTTTCAGGTACCAGAAAAATACCTAGCACAACTACAGCTTGGTATGCAAGTGAATGCACAAAGTGAAGCTTACCCAGAGCAACTATTTACCGGTAAGGTCTCCCATATTGACCCGCGTATTAATGAACAAACGCGCTCGGTACGAGTGACAGCGAGCTTCATCAATCTAGACCATAAACTTCGCCCAGGTATGCTACTACACATGGGGCTTGAACTGGCTCGATTACAAGCCCTTGTGGTGCCAGAAAAAAGCATCATTCCAAGACAAGATAAGCATTTTGTATTTGTCATTGACGACCAAGGTAAAGCGCAACAACGTGAAGTACACCTGCAAACTCGCTTTAGCGGCTGGGTGGCTATCGACGAAGGGCTTACAGAGGGACAACAAGTGATCACGGAAGGCACCCTGAAGATCCGCTCAGGCTCAAAAGTTGAAGTAAAGGGGTAA
- a CDS encoding efflux RND transporter permease subunit, which yields MRITDTAVKRPIFAIVINLLLLTFGLVAFTMLPLREYPDIETPIVSVSTNYTGASAEVVETKITQVLENRISGIEGIKSINSSSRNGSSNITIEFNIDRDIDAAANDVRERVSRALDRLPEQVRPPEVSKSNSDESPIAWFVLNSETMDTLQLSDYAQRFIVDRLAVVDGVSNVRIGGERQYAMKIWLDRKAMAARGITSSDIEQVLRRENVELPAGEIESVDRDFSVRIARSYKTQEDFDNLVIKRGEQGYLVRLGEVAQVVLEAADDESTFRGNGKNMIGLGVVKQAKANTLEVVDNARKELEKIKRNLPQGTTIEDSYDSSIFIRESIAEVYSTLAIAMALVVLVIYIFLGNIRATLIPAVTVPVALVATFMFLLAMGYSINLLTLLALVLAIGLVVDDAIVMLENIYRRIELGEPKLLAAYRGAREVGFAIIATTLVLVSVFIPLVFMDGRIGALFTEFAFAVSAAVLFSSITALTLSPALCSKVLKPSNKENRFSQWMDRQFTRLEQGYRRVLQDNLSRKYSLIVMLALAGFTSYSLFKQIPSELTPKEDRGTFFVMMNGPEGASYENNSQNMAKIEERLLPYVDSEELSRVLIRVPGWGGQGGVAIIGMPDWDERKRSTWEVMDEISGKMQDVTDIRAFAIMRRGIGGGGNSRPIEFVLQGNDYDELAAWRDRILERARENKGLVRLDHDYKETFPQFLISIDKTKAADLGVSVSAIGQTLETMLGQRRVTTFIDRGEEYDVILKGTKADFSAPDNISDIYVKSRSDELVPLDSLITIKEEATASRLNRYNRMRAITITANLAGDYTLEQALDFLNKVAAEENDIDGAIDYKGESQLFYEGASAMTYVFILALTVTFLVLAAQFESFVHPLVIMLTVPLGLVGAMYGLFITDSTLNIYSQIGIVMLIGLSAKNGILIVEFANQLRDKGIAFEQAIVDAAAQRLRPIIMTSLTTVMSSIPLVFATGPGFESRMVIGVVIFAGVSVATILTLFVIPTAYTLLAKKTQSPEETTKRLEEQSKQHPEQEV from the coding sequence GTGAGAATCACTGATACGGCGGTAAAGCGCCCGATCTTCGCGATCGTCATTAACTTACTGCTGCTGACCTTTGGCTTAGTGGCATTTACTATGCTGCCGCTGCGCGAATACCCAGATATTGAAACTCCAATAGTCAGTGTAAGCACTAACTACACAGGCGCGTCAGCGGAGGTGGTAGAAACCAAGATCACCCAAGTACTAGAAAACCGGATTTCGGGGATCGAAGGCATTAAAAGCATAAATTCCAGTAGCCGCAACGGTAGCTCCAATATCACTATCGAATTTAATATCGATCGCGACATCGACGCTGCCGCAAATGATGTGCGAGAGCGCGTTTCTCGTGCGCTAGATAGACTACCAGAGCAAGTGAGGCCGCCTGAAGTATCGAAATCAAACAGCGACGAAAGCCCTATCGCTTGGTTTGTACTCAATAGCGAAACCATGGATACCTTGCAGCTTTCAGACTACGCCCAGCGCTTTATCGTTGACCGTCTGGCGGTTGTTGATGGCGTATCGAATGTACGTATTGGTGGTGAACGTCAATACGCCATGAAGATTTGGCTAGACCGAAAAGCGATGGCCGCTCGTGGGATCACTAGCAGTGATATTGAACAAGTGCTACGCAGAGAAAACGTAGAATTACCCGCTGGCGAAATAGAATCCGTTGACCGTGATTTTTCTGTTCGTATTGCCAGAAGCTATAAGACTCAAGAAGACTTTGACAACCTAGTGATTAAGCGGGGCGAACAAGGCTATTTGGTACGACTTGGTGAAGTCGCGCAGGTGGTACTTGAAGCCGCTGACGACGAAAGTACCTTCCGTGGTAATGGTAAAAATATGATTGGCCTTGGCGTTGTAAAGCAAGCCAAAGCCAATACGCTAGAAGTGGTCGACAACGCCCGTAAAGAGCTTGAAAAAATAAAACGCAACCTACCTCAAGGCACGACCATAGAAGACAGCTACGATTCTTCTATTTTTATCCGCGAGTCCATTGCTGAAGTATATAGCACACTTGCGATTGCTATGGCGTTGGTGGTACTCGTTATCTACATCTTCCTTGGCAATATCCGCGCTACGCTGATCCCTGCTGTTACCGTGCCGGTAGCCTTAGTTGCAACCTTTATGTTCTTGCTGGCCATGGGGTATTCTATCAACTTGCTGACGCTTCTTGCACTCGTGCTTGCCATCGGCCTTGTGGTCGATGACGCCATTGTAATGCTAGAAAATATCTACCGCCGCATCGAGCTTGGCGAACCCAAGTTACTGGCGGCATACCGTGGCGCGCGTGAAGTAGGCTTTGCTATCATTGCAACAACGCTGGTTTTGGTTTCCGTGTTTATTCCCTTGGTCTTTATGGATGGTCGTATTGGTGCTCTATTTACCGAGTTTGCCTTTGCAGTAAGTGCTGCGGTACTGTTCTCCAGTATTACCGCGTTGACGTTGTCTCCTGCCCTTTGCTCCAAAGTATTAAAGCCTAGCAATAAGGAAAACCGCTTTAGTCAATGGATGGACCGTCAATTTACTCGACTAGAACAAGGGTATCGCCGAGTTTTACAAGACAACTTATCGCGTAAATATAGCCTGATTGTGATGTTGGCGCTGGCGGGTTTTACCAGCTACAGCCTGTTTAAACAGATTCCGTCTGAACTGACACCAAAAGAAGACCGCGGTACTTTCTTCGTTATGATGAATGGCCCAGAAGGGGCAAGCTACGAAAACAACTCGCAAAATATGGCAAAAATTGAAGAGCGACTGCTTCCTTATGTAGACTCAGAGGAACTTAGCCGCGTGCTTATTCGGGTGCCTGGTTGGGGTGGTCAAGGCGGTGTTGCTATTATCGGCATGCCAGACTGGGATGAGCGAAAACGCTCTACTTGGGAAGTCATGGATGAGATCAGCGGTAAAATGCAAGATGTTACAGATATTCGCGCCTTTGCTATTATGCGCCGTGGTATTGGCGGCGGCGGTAACTCACGCCCCATTGAGTTTGTACTGCAAGGCAACGACTATGACGAGTTGGCCGCATGGCGCGATCGCATTCTAGAACGCGCACGTGAAAATAAAGGACTGGTTCGTCTTGATCACGATTACAAAGAAACCTTCCCACAGTTTTTGATAAGCATTGATAAAACCAAAGCTGCAGACTTAGGCGTGTCGGTAAGTGCCATCGGCCAAACGCTAGAAACCATGCTGGGACAACGTCGTGTTACCACCTTTATTGACCGCGGTGAAGAATACGATGTGATCTTAAAAGGCACCAAAGCTGACTTCTCTGCTCCAGATAATATTTCTGATATTTATGTGAAATCTCGTAGCGATGAGCTCGTGCCGTTAGACAGTTTGATCACCATAAAAGAAGAAGCCACAGCTTCTCGATTAAACCGCTACAACCGTATGCGCGCAATCACTATCACAGCAAACCTCGCAGGCGACTACACACTAGAACAAGCGCTCGACTTTTTAAATAAAGTAGCCGCCGAAGAAAATGATATCGACGGTGCCATCGACTACAAAGGCGAGTCACAGCTGTTTTATGAAGGCGCATCGGCGATGACCTATGTGTTTATTCTGGCGCTCACCGTTACTTTCTTGGTATTAGCCGCACAGTTTGAAAGCTTTGTCCATCCACTGGTTATCATGCTCACCGTACCGCTGGGTTTAGTTGGTGCGATGTATGGATTGTTTATCACCGACAGCACGCTAAACATTTATAGCCAAATTGGTATTGTCATGTTGATTGGCCTTAGTGCCAAAAACGGTATCTTAATCGTGGAATTTGCTAACCAATTGCGTGACAAAGGCATTGCCTTCGAACAAGCCATTGTTGATGCTGCAGCGCAGCGATTAAGACCTATTATCATGACCTCGCTAACAACCGTGATGAGCTCTATCCCGCTTGTGTTTGCAACAGGCCCCGGGTTCGAAAGCCGCATGGTGATCGGTGTCGTGATTTTTGCCGGTGTCAGTGTTGCCACCATTTTGACCTTGTTTGTTATCCCAACCGCCTATACTTTACTAGCTAAGAAGACGCAATCTCCAGAAGAGACAACAAAACGTCTTGAGGAGCAGTCGAAACAACATCCTGAGCAGGAGGTATAA